AGAGCGACATGCCCAGCCGCACCGGGACCTTTTGGGAGACGCGGCGGATGGGAAGCACCGAGGCGGAGTAACTCTGGAAGAGCTGCCCTTTCAGGCGCTCCTCGACTTCGGAATCGTCCGCGgctggggaagggagaaaggagaagttggggggggaaagaggaggtggggaggggggctaACTCTTGCCTTGCAAGCGCCCTGCAGGCGGACGCCCCCAGCCTTGGCCAACTTAGGGGAAAGTCGGGTTCAAGTAATTTGGGGGACCCTCAAGGGCCCCTCCAAGGCCTACCTGAGACGCTCAGCATCCAGAGCAGCCCCCCAAAGACCACCCAGCCGGGCATGGCGTCCTCCCGCCGGCCTGGGCTCCAGGCAGAACACGTTTTCCCGGCCGCACTTCGCCCCGCGATCCCGGGAAGCTGCCTGCCGGCCCGCCCCCCAAATGCCGGGGAAGGATCGGCTCCAGTTCCCGGGGGGAGGATTACCCAGCTGCTGAAGGCATTTCCGCCCGGCCAGCTGTCCCGTGAAGGGCAGCCAAAGACGGCCGGAGCCTCTCCGGTTACAGCGATGGGGGGGGGGCGATGGGGTGGTGGTCCAGGGGGCGTCCAGGGGCAGACACATCCTCCCTCCGGGCTGGGCAGAGAAGGGGAGCTTAGGGACACCCGGGAAGgaatgctccccccacccccgggaaatgggaactggctgaatcccaccggaGGGTGTGATCCGCCCGACAATTGGCACCGCTGTCGCCCCCCTAAACcctatatgaatagaatagaatagaatagaatagaatagaatagaatagaatagaatagaatagaatagaatagagaaatggaatggaatatggaatacaGAATACAAATATAAAGAATGCAGAATAGATTGAATATAAaacatagagaatagaatagaattaaatgtagaatagaacagaattcagaattaaaatatagaatagaatagaataaaatatagaatagaatagaattcagaatacaaatatagaataaagaatgcagaatgcagaatagatagaatataaaatatagagaatagaatagaattaaatagaattaaatataactaaatatagaatagaataaaattcagaattaaaatgtagaataaaattaaatatagaatagaattcaggataagataagataagattagaatagaatagaatagaatagaatagaatagaatagaatagaatagaatagaatagaatagaatagaatagaatagaataacagagttggaagggaccttggaggtcttctagtccaaccccctgctggagcaggagacccggcctacaccatttcagacaaatgactgtccaatctcttcttcaaaaacctccagtgtttggagcattcacaacttctggtggcaagctgttccactggttaattgtcctagcTATCAGGAAACTGCTCCTTCcttctaagttgctcctctccttgattagtttccacttgtTGCTTCTTGTTTCGGTTTACAGCTCCCATCACTGCCAACTGGGGTGAGGgtggaaactccccccccccatttggtACCCCACCGCCATGAACGGGTGAGTGCTTAATTCAAACTTCTGAAACCCCAGGACCAACAAGAACAGGGAAATTCGtgtagaaataacagaataatgcagacggaagggaccttggaggtcatctagcccaaccccctgctcaagcaagagtccttatatagcaggggtctccaaccttggtccctttaaaacttgtggacttggagacccctgttatatagTATACCATGCCGACCAAATGGctgcctgccccaccccccacgtCTCTTCTGACAACACCTCCCGTGCtggagtacccacaatttctggtggcaagtcgttcccctGATTAATCGTCAGGAAATTTCCGCTTGGAAGTGCGTGCGTTTTTTTGGAAGCCCTGCAACAATCCCCCGCGCCCCAAAAGACCAGGTGCGAAAGAAACTGTAGAAAGTATCCTTTATTTTAGGGTgccggaggggtggggaagggggggCGGGCCTGATCCTTCGCGCCAGGGATCGGGGCGACGGCTGGACGGAAGCCAATTTCTCATGCAGGGCGCTGAGGACTCGCTTTCCCGCAATTATTGCGAATATGATGAAGtttcattattaattattattattattattgcttttcaGTGGGGGTCGAGGGGAAGGGGACAAggcaagggagggggagaggcggGGCCAGGGGCGGGGCTTCGGAGCCCAAGCCCCGCCTTCCCAGCCGCGCTTGTCAACAGACCTTGGTCCTTCCTTGCGTCTTTGCGCAAAATGCGCGTTTGCAAGAAGACTTTTCCCTGAATTGCGCCTGATGCATTCCGGGGCGCAGCGGCATCCAAATTCCCACCCGGATTGTCCAACGTGgtggtgggaggtggggggggggtccttCCTTTAGGATTTGCATTACATTTATTAAGGAAAATGCTTTAAATATTCaaagcggggcgggggggggagtccAACgttttggccgctttaagacctgtggacttcaactcccagaattccccatggctggctggctggggaattctgggagttgaagtccccaggtcTTAAAGCGAGTCTATTCTTTGCAAGGTGTTTTGCCACACAAAAAAATTCCTAATTCAGGTGTAGGAAGAGGAGTTACTTTAAAACCATCCAAATAATCATTTATCAGCCCCAAGGTGCCTCCACTTTGGAGGATCCACCCGAGGATCCAATTGATCCCCCAGACTGGGCACTCTCGGAATCTCCCACCCTCATGGAGAATAGCACaatagaataaccgagttggaaaaggggccttggaggtcttctagtccaacccccacaaaCTTCATAtagacctttttttttaacctcccctGAAGACACCCCCCTctgccatccccccccccacaatctggttGCGCAACTCTTCAAAATGCACCAATTGGGGTTCAAAGGTGAAACCAGGGGTGTCGTTgtcatccccccctccccgccaaaATGGGGGACGACGACACCCAGGCTCTGTTTGttagatgaattttttttttgactcaggttttttttttttacttctgaaaaGTGTTTAAGGCGAGGGCAGCCACTCCCACGCCAGTGGGGCCCTACCTCAACCTGTTGGACTACAATGCCTATCTTTCCCAACCGGGCAGAAAAAAATGGGTTAGGTTGCTTAGATgtcttgcatattttttttatcctgatGATTCTATCCAGGACCTCAAGAGGTTGGTAAACGTGCCCTCTTTTTGCTTTTCACCGCAGCTCTGTGAGGTAGCTTGGGTTGGGAGGGTGACCGACCACTTTGGGAGCCTCCGAGGTCGAGTGGAGAACAGGACTCAGTCCTCCCCCCACTCTGCGTCCACTACACCCCACTGTTTCTGGTGGGACTGAGGTCTATTGTCCATGCAACACCAGTCGGGCCCTTATGATAAACAGTCCCTTGGAGCTTGGTCGTCCGCTTCAGACGTCTCGTGACCTAGCTAAGGAACTTCATCAGTGTCCTGGTCATCGGTGAGcagtgatgatgtcacctagtgaGGTCATGGAAAATCTGTCACCAAGCCGCCAAGgatctcacagtcctcctcctcctctctgcaaaccccactctcttctagcactgatgttgttcccTAGTTGCGCCATGAAACGTCTTCCAGGAAaccccccaagctcagagagcgtcaaggaccccacaatcctcctcctcctcttcaaaaAACCCTTCctccctagcactgatgatgttccatagatgggtcaagaaacatctgccacgaaacacacacacccagctcagagaccccCAAACAACCCCAcagtccttttcttcctcctactcttcctcctctccacaaacccccttcccttctagcacggatgctgtcacctagttgggtcatgaaactgcAGCAAAACTCAAGACCCACCTCTCTCTTCGCGACAGAAATCTGGAGctccactgtggttgttaagtcaaggaccccCTGGACTTTTGACCCCTTTTTGAAATGGAGGTGAGGATCTGTCGGGAtcactggatggatggatcccGGGGGAAGGTCAAGACAAAACGAGGTGCAGGCCAATGATACAGCCCTCCAGCATGGCGAGAAAGAGCGGGTTCCTATCCCTTACAGGGCCGGGTGGAGACAGAGCCCTTTAACAGCTTGGTAGAAGGGCCGGGGAGGATGGGTAGTGTAGTGGGGAGCTGGGAGACAGATTTGCTTGGGAGAACTGGAGAATGGGGGAGGCAAGTATATCGATCACATTAGAGCACACAAGGCAAGAGGTTAGAAAGCCCTCAGAGCCCCCCTCCTCTCCCACGCTGATCCACAGGCTCGAGGGACCCCCACCCACAAGCAGCGATCCGCCCCTCTCCTGCCCACGATTGTAATCTCCCACCCACCCTTCATTTATTGCCTGCAAAGAAAGGAATAGTGACTTCAAGCTCCTGAGAGACGGACAAAGATGGGACAAGTCGGAGGTGGTGGTGTTGGGGAGGCAGGAGAAGACCCTTAAGGAGagacacccccccctccccacgccCCCACGCCCCCACCCCGCGAGATGGCAAGCGAGCGATTCCCCGCAGCCCAGCGCCGGGACGAGAGTGCTGCCACTCAGTGGCCAAAATAAGGTACTGCACTTCTCCCGGGATCTCTCGATTCAAGGACGGGGATGCGGCCGGAGAGAGGCGGGCTGCCCTCCCctcttccaccccccccccccccagtgataGTCCCGAGCGGCGTCGcccaatttggggagggggagtgggGGCCGGCCACAGTCTCTCCAGCAGGCGACAAAAAAAAGGAGCCTTCAGTCTTGGCTGTCAGAAAGGATCCAAATTCCGCCCCCTCTAATTTtgactcctctccccccccccccaaaaaagtcaccGTTTGGATTGATTCCGAGGTTCTTTTGATTGGCACGTTGTCAAATTTGCAGAGAGCAGGATTATCTTCGgcggaagggagaaaaaaaaatccactcccTCCTCCTTGTTTTAAACTGCAGGGGGGAGAAGTGGGGGGGCGGGAAGGTGACCTCACGTCCCGGTGATGGAGGGTCCCCGGCTCCCTGAGCTGATGGAAGaagaaatcacacacacacacaccccgccttgCTTTCCTGCTGCTGTCAAATCCGGTGTCCCCCGAGGTCAGCTGTGAAACCGTAGATAATTTGGCAATGGCTGGAGAGAGGAAGACAAGGTCACCACCCAGAGGCTGGAGAGAGCAGGgattaaaaacaaaccaaaaaaaaaaaaaaaaacaaggaagaaaaaaaccccgAACCCTTCAAGAAACAGAAGATTCCTCTGTCGTAGGCAGAAAGTGTTCCTTTGCCCgggcaaaaaagagagagagagagaatatatatgtatatatagtttcCTTTTCTCTTGTTCTATGCTTCTGGAGATGGTTTTCGGAAGTTACGTTCTGGAGGGAAGCACCATAAACCCCTTGGTCTCGTTTTGCATGGAAGACTTAGGATCGTCTCTGGTTGCCATAGGAAGAAGGAGGCCACCCCCCACCAGGGCCAGGCGCCGGGAATCCCAGCAGCTGGAGAAAGAGCCACCCTTGGGAGCTGTCAGAGTCGGGGAGAGGAGTGTCAGCTCCTCGCAGGTCTCTCCCTGTGAGCTGGGCCCCGTCTTGGCCCCATAGTTTGGGACAGGAGACCCTGGCGGTTCGTCCTTCTGCACCTGGGGACGGGCAGCACCTCCCTTCACCCCAGAAGCGGAAAatacaccccccacacacacactgtcaGCGGAACTCCTGAGCTGATCCTTTGCCAGTCAGGAATGCCAGGTGGGTTGATCAGGTGGGGGAGCCACCCTGAGAACCGAGCGGAAGACGCAGACGTGGGATGGTGTGTTTCACGGTGGCGGTTGAGGGGGGCCGGCAAGGGCAGGAGTGGGTGGAGgatgggtggaggaggagaggcagCCCCCACCCGATCCTCAGGACTACGTGGCGGCGGCTTCCTTCCGTGGGGGCCCATCGCCCTCCTCGGCTTTCTTGGCCAGGGCCTGTTCAAAGAGGTTGTGCAGGGAAGGCTCCCGATACAAAGCCACtgtggagagaagagaaagaagggaagaaatgaagggagggagggaggaaggaaagaggcagggagggaggggataaggaaggaaggagaaagaaaggaaagaaagaaagaaggaaggagagagggaggaaggaaggaagaaagaggaaggaaggagaaaaggaaggaaggaaggaggaaggaagaggaaggaaggaaggagaaaaaggaaggaagaggaaggaaggaggaggaaggaagaaaggaaagaaagaagaaagaaagaaagaaagaaagagggaggaaggaagaggaaggaaggaaagaggcaggcagggaagggataaggaaggaaggagaaaggaagaaaggaaggaaggaaggaaagaaagaaagaaagaaagaaggcgggaggaaggaaagaaggaagaaagggaggagtaaAGAGGTAGGCAGGAggtgataaggaaggaaggagaaaaaggaaaagaaaaagaaagaaagaaagagggaggaaggaaggaaggaaggaaagaaggaaggaagaaaagaggaaggaagaaaagaggaaggaaggaggagggataaggaaggaaggagaaaggaaggaaggaagaaaagaaagaaaaaagaaagaaagaaagaaagaaaggaaagaaagagagaaggaggaaggaaggaaagaggcaggcagggaaggggtaaggaaggaaggagaaaggaagaaaaagaggaaggaaggaaggggaaggaaggaaggaagagaaaagaaagaaggaagaaatgaagggagggaggaggaaggaaggaaggaggaggggaaaaggaaggaaggagaaagaaaggaaagaaagaaagaaggaaggagagagggaggaaggaaggaaggaagaaagggagggagaaaagaggtagGCAGGAGGTAAGGAagaggtaaggaaggaaggagaaaaaaggaaggaaggaagaggaaggaaggaggaggaaggaagaaaggaaagaaagaagaaagaaagaaaagaaagaaagagggaaggagggagggaggaaagaaggaaagaggcaggcagggaagggataaggaaggaaggagaaaaaaagaaaaagaaaggaaggaaggaaaagaaagaaagaaagaaagaaggggaaggaaggaaagaaggaagaaagggaggagtaaAGAGGTAGGCAGGAggtgataaggaaggaaggagaaaaaggaaaagaaaagaaagaaagaaagagggaggaaggaaggaaggaaggaaagaaggaaggaagaaaagagagggagtaAAGAGGCAGGTAGGGAGGTgataaggaaggagaaaaaaggaaggaaggaagaaagaaaagaaagaaagaaagaaagaaaggaaagaaagagagaaggaggaaggaaggaaagaggcaggcagggaaggggtaaggaaggaaggagaaaggaagaaaaagaggaaggaaggaaggggaaggaaggaaggaaggaagagaaaaaaagaaagaaaaaggaaggaaggaaggaaaagaaaggaaggaaggaaggaagggaaagaaagaaaaaggaaggaaggaggaggaaggaagaaaggaaagaaagaaaggaaagaaagaaagaaagaaagaaagaaagaaagaaagaaagaaagaaagaaagaaagaaagaaagaaggggaaggaaggagaaagtaagGAAGGAAGTTAAACTGAAACTCCATCCAACAACTCGCAGCTGGGCAAGACAAGGGGACTTGGGTTCCTttctccctgccccacccctctctctcccccccccagggcTCGGGAGGATTTGCCCAGCTGCCCAAGGCCCCTCCCCTACcttccagcagtttggggaggaaGTGGGCTGAGGCCTTGGTCTTCTTGACTCGGTTTCCCTTCATCACTTGCCCTTCCCGGTTGATGCCCAGGTACCAGGAGCGCCCGGATTCCCGTTGCCGGTAGAGGGTGGAGGAGTAGGTGACGTAGTAGTTCTCAAAGACGCATTCCTTGAAACGGCACTCAGCGGTGAAGTGAGCCTGggggcagcggggggggggggaaaggggaggttaTGCCCTGCAGGAAGAGAAAGAATCCCCCCCCGACCCCCTCCCCTTAATAAAGTGCCCACCTGCCCCACTGCCCACCAATCGGGAGAAGGGGACAAACGGAGAGTTAAGAGTCTGTACTTATTAAGCTGGGGACGGGGGAACGACGGCTCTTTTAcgattggtggacttcaactcccagaattccccgaggctcaggaattctgggagttgaagtccacacgtcataAAAGGGGGCTACCCTTCCCCACCCTTGTGATAAGAAAACAGAGGCGGATAATAAGgcctgacttccttccttccttcgaatGACTTTTGAGCCTGGTTTTTCCCAGGTGAATCTGCCAGTCTGGGAAGATTCCTACATTACGGGCAGAAAACAATAAAGTAGCTACCTTTGAACTCAACATTTGTAGATCTGGTTGTTTGTGCGGGAACCAGGGCCGGAAAAGAACGACCAAAAGGCAGAATACGGGGTTCAAACCCTTCTTTCCCCTCTGAAACCCCTCGGACTggcttgccaattttttttttaaaaaaagtcttattGATTTACagatagacctcgacttacaaacgTTCGTTTCACGACCGTTTAAAATGAAAGCGAGCGGCACGGGAAAAAAGCGACTTCAGAaggtgtttcacacttacgacgatcGCAGCGTTCCCCAGCATTCATGTGGTCGGAACtcagatgctcggcaaccgaCTCGTCTTTTATGACGGTCGCGaccttttgccaccttccgaccagcaaagtcCATGCGGAAATccgaagtcacttaacaactgtgtgagtgAATTAACAGCTGTCgtggttcccttaacaacggcggagaaaaaggtcgtaaaaggggtcaAAATTCAACTTTAAcaaatgcctcgcttagcaacgtaaattgggGGCTCTGTTatggtcgtaattcgaggaccgcccgtattaaattatttataaatttttatttataattatttataattataaataattataaataaagccTGTGTCGCTAACGAGCCACCCCCAGTTTTGGTTCGAggccaaccccaaaaaacatctgtaagataatccagcctggttttttttaaaggatggggaatttttaaaaagaccggcAAATCTTCCTTTCCATAAGGGTGGAAGGGATTGGGAGgcggatttttattttattttatttttacaaaaggaTTAAAGGCAAACCCGTGTTCCTACTCTGCTAATCCCTCTGTAAATTCCTCCATTTCGCTCGTCTTAAAACAAGATTTTCCCGTAGCCGCCTCCTCTTCCAACGGATTTAGGCCAAAGTGGGGGGGGGCGTCACAGCAGGGACCGGCCACCAGGTGGCGATGCTCGTCTCTGCCTTAACCAGCCAAGAATTCACCCCGATAATTcacctggatttatttttttattttattttatttttttattttgtgcctTCCCAgaatggagggatggaaggaagccaAAGAGCCATAACATTAATCAGAGCAAAGTGTCCCAGCACAAAACatcactttttttcctccccccctccttctctcctgcttttggggaggtggggagaattcAGGAATGTCCATCCCTGCCCCCCCAAATACCCCCCCCCGGGCCAGGTTTCTCCCAAGATCTTTTAACTGTCATTAAACGATCCTGGATACCTGTGAAGAGAAGAAATAGGAGTCCTCGGTTTACGTCCATAAATGAGCTCAGAATTTCCACTCGTCTCCTGTCTTAAGCcacgggttgggctagaagacctccgaggtcccttccagccctacgatttctacgtacaggtagtcctcagcttatgaccacaaccgagccccaaaatttccactgctaagcgagacaacggCTAAGCGAGCTCtgtcctattttacgaccttccttgccacggttgttaagcgaaccactccAATTCTTCAGTGAgcaacaccgttgttaagcgaaccttgtctttgcttgccagaaaaattgcaaaaggggatcaagtcacacacacacacacacatcccgggACACTGCGGCGGTCATCAATACGAAccggtggccaagcgtctgaattttgatcaatgaCTGTGTTGCAAGCGGCCGTAAGCGTGAAACATGGGCGTAAGTCGCTTTTGTTCTGCGCCGTTGCAACTTCGGTCACGAAACAAACGATGGTTGGTCCAGGACTTTCTGTAGAGGTGTGTAAAATTTACCCACTATCTtgtagaagtgtgtgtgtgggggggggggtttccttcATTTGGACCTGTTGAGCTTTGCTTGGAAGCTGGCAGGTTTGCAACGCAAAGGGTCCAGGGAGCCTTTGAGTCTCATTATTGGGGTGTGTGGGCCCCTGGAAATGGAGCTAGGAAGAGGTGCCATAAAAAGGAATAAACAGGAgcggtatatgtgtgtgtttgtgtgtgtgtaacccACTTCCCATGCTCaaatctttttttcaaatcaAATTCCAGAGCAGTGCTTgtcaacctgggccacttgaagatgggtggacttcaattcccagaattccccacccatcttcaagtggcccaggttgacAAACACTGCTCTAGGGTGTAATAGTGACCTTGGCAGACAGAAGCAAAAGTCCCTAGACtagaaaaaaaacagataaacGGTTGCTGAGCCCAGACAAAGAATAAGAAAGTGAGAAAAACAGCTTAAAAGAAACCCTCCCAAATTTCCTCGACTTTATATGGGGGGTGGCAGGAGGAGAGAGGTACTTTCCAACTTCGGAAGTTTCTTTTACTGGGGCTTTACTATAAAGTACAATTAATTCAACCGGGCCTGCTTTAGATCCGGAATACCTCCCAAAGCTGACACAGGGCCCCAAAATCACCCCACAGGTgaactgctttggagaataaaggcggggtgtgtgtgtgtgaagaaccCAGATATCGCCAGAAACTTggctaagggagggagggagacagagagtggCAGGGACAGGTTGAGGGTAGGGGGCAGGAAAAGGGGCTGGGGGAAGGTTGGATACCAGACAGGTGTGTTCTGTTCATGGCCGTTTTGCACAAGATaaccggggtgggggggtaggGGGGGTTTGGCACCCTGGACAGGGGAATATCCCCCTCCTTAACAAAAGGCACTTACTAATACCTCTGCCACACCTCAAAATGCAAAACCAGAAGTtaaatgaccatcatttgtgttgtaaatgttgtaccttgatgaaggtatcttttcttttatgtacactgagagagcatatgcaccaagacaaattccttgtgcgtccaatcacacttggccaataaagaattctattctattccgaatTTTTGCACCGTCTGGTTCGCTTCTCTACCGCAAATGCTGGAAACCATTAGTCCACAACTCCCAAATCGCTGCCCAATATCGGGCCGTGGAAGCCCCTCTCCCTGCCATGGGCTCACCAAGCCaaaaagattggagacccctgctctatgcagCTGTGGTCCTCCCCAGCGGTGCTGGTGGGAAGGGTTGAAATTGGGGGCCAGGAGTTGTGGAAGAGAGAGGGGCGGTTGGGGGGGCGAGGAGGGGAAAGACCACTAACCGTTATACGGTAGGTCTCCAAACTGGAGAATTTTAAGACCTCcggacaattcccagaattctgattttttttatccccactttgctgaagtcaagatatattacATCGGTTCCCGCATTCCCACCGTCTATTAAGGAAGTTACCCTATCATAAAAAAAGTGGGGGGTGAGTGATAAAGGCAGTCTAAACCCATTTGTTCTTCTCCTATCCATGCTGAATTCTGGTAAACtcttgccggctggggaattctgggagttgaagtccacgggtctcAAAGGGGGGCCCAGGTTTGGTAGACTCCATTTATAAGGGATGGGAAGGCGggaggtaaggaaggaaggaaggtgggcaaAAGAGAATAACGAAGGATAACGAAGCCCATGTTGCACATCCCCCCCAAAGGGACCCCGCAGGGTAAGGGTACTCACGGAGCTGTAGAGGTAGCCCTCGGCGTTCATGGCGACATACTGTCCAGATGTGGTACTCTGTATGGCCACTACTCGGAGCCCCACTGGTATCAGGTTGAAGAAGGCTGTGGggcaggcagagaaggaggagagggggggtCTTAAGAAATGATGTAGACAATAAAGTACCCCAGGAGCAAAAGGGGGGGGTTGGCTCCCCCAGGGgagggtctagagcaggggtctccaaccttggtccctttaagacttgtggacttcaactcccagactctgggaattgaagtccacaagtcttaaagggaccaagattggagacccctgccctagaggagACCAGCCAATTGGCTATTGTATCCGGGGTAGGCAATTGGCAGTCCAGGCAAGGTTGGCGCCCCAGTGGGTGAAATTCAAACCCATAACCAGGTGCAAGTTAATTTAACTTAATTCGGACGACCCCCCCCATCCCATTAAGTGActcagggggggggagggggggacacaAAATTTCAAAGGTAAGAATTCAAATacgggtggtcctcgacttaatgaCCGCCACGGAGCCCAAGCTTTCTGTTGCTAAATCAAGACAGTTGTTTTCCCTCTTATTTTTCCGCCACCGTTGCTTCACGTCGTTCAGGGAGTATcccggtcgttaagcgaaccgGGGCTTGCTTTTCCCCGTGGACTGGGCTCGCCAGaaggtcgtaactttgaatggtcaccaaaccaacggttgtaagtcgaggactgcctgtcctTGTAATTCTGATCTAGTATTCCAGTATTCCAGCTGCGGTCGAAAAAGTCATGAGGT
Above is a window of Ahaetulla prasina isolate Xishuangbanna chromosome 4, ASM2864084v1, whole genome shotgun sequence DNA encoding:
- the FGF11 gene encoding fibroblast growth factor 11, which codes for MAALASSLIRQKREVRDPVASRPISTQRKVCPRGTKSLCQKQLLILISKVRLCGGRKGRLEKPPDPQLKGIITKLFCRHGYYLQAHPDGSIEGTREDGSGFTFFNLIPVGLRVVAIQSTTSGQYVAMNAEGYLYSSAHFTAECRFKECVFENYYVTYSSTLYRQRESGRSWYLGINREGQVMKGNRVKKTKASAHFLPKLLEVALYREPSLHNLFEQALAKKAEEGDGPPRKEAAAT